A window of Garra rufa chromosome 16, GarRuf1.0, whole genome shotgun sequence contains these coding sequences:
- the sox3 gene encoding transcription factor Sox-3: protein MYNMMETEIKSPLPQSNTGSAAGGKNNSANDQDRVKRPMNAFMVWSRGQRRKMAQENPKMHNSEISKRLGADWKLLTDAEKRPFIDEAKRLRAMHMKEHPDYKYRPRRKTKTLLKKDKYSLPGGLLAPGANAVNNAVSVGQRMDYTHMNGWTNSAYSLMQDQLAYPQHPSMNSPQIQQMHRYDMAGLQYPMMSTAQTYMNAASTYSSMSPAYTQQTSSAMGLGSMASVCKTEPSSPPPAITSHSQRACLGDLRDMISMYLPPGGESADHSSLQTSRLHSVHPHYQSAGTGVNGTLPLTHI from the coding sequence ATGTATAACATGATGGAAACCGAGATTAAAAGCCCCCTTCCGCAGTCCAACACGGGCTCGGCGGCGGGCGGCAAAAACAACAGTGCCAACGACCAGGACCGGGTGAAGCGGCCTATGAATGCTTTTATGGTGTGGTCCCGCGGGCAGCGGAGGAAGATGGCACAGGAGAATCCTAAAATGCACAACTCCGAGATCAGCAAGCGCCTCGGCGCTGACTGGAAACTTTTGACTGACGCCGAGAAGAGACCCTTCATTGATGAGGCCAAGCGGTTACGAGCCATGCACATGAAGGAGCACCCGGATTACAAATACCGTCCCCGCAGGAAGACCAAGACCCTGCTGAAGAAAGACAAGTATTCCTTGCCCGGAGGACTCTTGGCACCCGGTGCCAACGCTGTCAACAACGCCGTCTCAGTGGGCCAGCGGATGGACTACACGCACATGAACGGCTGGACGAACAGCGCGTACTCCCTCATGCAGGACCAGCTGGCCTACCCGCAGCATCCCAGCATGAACAGCCCCCAGATCCAGCAGATGCACCGGTACGACATGGCGGGACTTCAGTACCCGATGATGTCCACGGCCCAGACCTACATGAACGCCGCGTCCACGTACAGCAGCATGTCACCAGCATACACGCAGCAGACTTCCAGCGCAATGGGTTTGGGCTCCATGGCTTCTGTGTGCAAGACGGAACCCAGCTCTCCTCCTCCGGCCATAACCTCTCACTCTCAGCGCGCTTGTTTGGGAGACCTGAGGGATATGATAAGCATGTATCTGCCCCCCGGAGGAGAAAGCGCCGACCACTCCAGCCTACAGACCAGTCGGTTACACAGCGTTCATCCGCACTATCAGAGCGCAGGGACTGGCGTGAACGGAACGCTACCCCTAACCCACATTTGA